CCTGGCCGAGGCCCGCGCTCTCCAGGGTGAGGCGGCCCTTGAGCAGCTGTGCCGCCAGGGCGCTCGAGTGCAGCCCGAAGCCATGGCCGTCCTTGCGCGTGGTGAAGCCGTGGGCGAACAGGCTGTCCATCAGCTCCGGCGCGATGCCCACCCCATCATCCGCCACCTGGATGCGCGCCACGTTGCCCTCGGCCGCCAACCTCACCCAGAGGTTGCGCTGGCCCTCGGGCACTCCGTCCAGCGCGTGTTTCGCGTTGCTCAGCAGGTTGATGAGGATTTGCAGCACCTTGTGCTTGTCCACCTTCACCCGGGGCACCCGCGACAGCTCCCGATGGACGGTGACGCCGTGACGCCGCAGGGACTCCAGCTGGATGCGCAGCGCGTCGTCGACGAGCTGGGACAGCTCGCACTCCTCCGTCATCAGCGAGTGGCGCGCATACGTCTGCTGCACCTGGACGATGGCGCGGATGTGCTCGACGTGCCGGTTCATCGTCGCCATGTCCTCCATCAGGCGCGTCTGCTCGCGCATCATCTCGTCGCCGAGCGCCACCAGGTAGTCCGGCAACTGGCCGCCCCGCGGATCCTTCGTCAGGAAGTCGGCCAATGCCTCCCGGTGCTCCAGCAGGAGGGTTCCGGTCTGCCTCACCCGGCCCACGCGCAGGGCGCCCGCGGTCCTGCTCATCATCTCCAGGTTGACGACGGCACTGGTGAGCACGTTGCCCACGTTGTGCAGCACGTTGGAGGCCACCTCCGCCATGCCCACCTCGCGCGCGGTGTCCACCAGGCGCGCCTGGGTCTGCTTGAGCTCGCGCGTGCGCTCCTCCACCCGCCGCTCCAGCTCGTCATTGGCCTGGCGCAGCTCCGTCCGGGCGCGCTGCACGTCCGCGTACAGGCGCGCGTTCTCGATGGAGATGGCCGCCTGCGAGGCGAGGTGTCCCAGCAGCGCCAGGCGTGCCGGGCTGAAGGCGTTGGTGGCCAGGTCGTTCTCCAGGTACAGGGCTCCGGAGAATTGCTCCCGCCTCATCAGGGGCAGGCACAACACCGAGCGCGCCTCGCCGCGCGCCAGGTACGCATCGGAGGAGAACGCATGGGGCTGGGCGGCATCCGCGATGAGCACGTGTTCGCTCGTGCGCCGGACATAGGCGAGGAGTGTCCACGGCAGCTCGTGGTGGCCTGCCTCGTCCGAGGCCACCAGGGTGCCCTCCGGTGAGAGCTGGAAGAGGGCCGCCACCGAGAGCGCGTCCCCGTCGGGCAGCAGCAGGGCGCCTCGCTGCGCGCCCGCGTTCTCCATCGCCGCCCGCATCAGTGCCGTCACCAGGCGCTCCTGCTCCATCTCACCGGAGATGGCCTGCTGCGCCTTGACCACCGTGAGCGCGTCGATGTGGGTGGAGTCCGTGCTGCTGGTGCTCAGCGAGTCCTGGGGGGACGGGGTGGACGTGAGCTCCGGCCACTGGGACTCCAGGTGGTGGACCTTGGCCCGGGCTCCCCACCGCTGGTAGGCCGCCCGGGCCTCGCGCGCGAAGGCGTGGGCGACGATGGGCGCCTCGCGCGTGCGCCAGAACTTCGCCGCGAGCTCACTGGCCAGCCCCACGTACTGGATGGCGCCGTTCTCCCGGGCCGAGCGGATGGCCTGCTCGTAGGCCCGTGTCGCGTCCTCCGAGCGCCCCAGGAGGCGGGCCCGCTCGGCGAAGACGAGCCGCTCGAGCGCGCGGAAGTTCTCGGGGCAATTCTCCGCCCATTCGGCGAGCTGCTGGTGGTGCTGACCGATGGCCTCGAGCCACTCCCGCTGCCGCTCGGGCGTGGCGCCCTCGAAGCACGCGGCGAGGGTCAGGGCGCGGTAGAAGTGGCCTTCGCGGGCATTGAGGGTGCCGAAGCAGGACCACAACAACCCGGCCGTCTTGTCCGCCGCTTCTCGGGCTTCCTCATAGGCGCCGCACATGAAGCGCGACTGCATCTTGTGGAGCCAGTAATGGCAGCGCGTGCCGCCGAGTCGCTCGGGCGTCATCCGCGCCTCGTAGGCCCGTTCGTCGAAGCCCTCCCCGCTCAGGGTGGAGAACGACAGGGAGTGGCCACGCAGCTGTTGCACGTAGCGCTGACTCACGAGGAGCGCCTCCTGGGGATCCACGAAGCCCGTCTGGCGCAGGAACTCGTCGCGCACGAGCGACTCCTGGTGGACCTCGTCCAGGGAGTGCCCCATGGCCAGGCGGTTGTTGACGAGATAGACGCTGCAATAGGTGGCGGGCGCGATGTCGCCCACTTGAAGCGCATGCCGCAGGCTGTTGAGGAGCAGTTCCTGCGCTCGGGCGAGGGGCTGGACCCAGTAGCTGCTGAACTGCATGCCGAGCAGCACATCTCCCCGGCGGGCGGACAGGTGGTAGCGCTCGACGAAGCCGAGGGCGAGCCGTGCGAAGGCAAAGCCTTCCCGGTAGCGCTTGAAGAACGAGCCGGTGATGACGCCGAACCAGGTGTACCCGGGCACGGCGGCGTCCACGACGCCGTGGCGCAGGGTGAGGGAGACAATCCGGCTCAGGATGATGATGAGCAGGTGGGGGTCGGAGGAGTAGGCGCCGGGGAAGAGCTTGAAGAGGGAGACGACGGCCATCTTCATGTCCGGGTCGGTCATGAGGGGCAACTCGAGGAGGCTGTCGATGGGCCGCTGCCCCAACAGGGCCCACGCCTCCTCATGGGCGGCCACCGCTTCCTCCCAGGTGGGGTGCCGCGGGACGGGCATGCCCAGCAGCTCCAGGCACTCCCGGAGGCAGCTCATGCCCTCCAGGAACGCACCCGTGGCGAAGTGGATGTCCTGGGTCAGCAGGTAGAGGGCCACGGTGTCCGCGCGGGTGCGTGTCCGGGGGCGCAGCTCCTCGAGTTGGCGCTGGGCTCCGGAGGGGGAGCCGCTCATGAGCTCCGTGCGTGCCTGGGCCAGCCGCACCTGGAAGGCCAGGGCGTGGTCCGTCTCCCAGGGGTCTCCGGGAATGAGCGCGAAGGCCGTCGAGAAGCAGGTGAGGGCGGGGCGCAGCGCGAGCGCGGCCTGGGCCTTCCCGCCCGCCTCGGCGTTGAGGCGCGCGAGCTGGTGGCGCTCGGTGGGGTCCTCCATGAGCGCCATCCCGGCGTTGAGCTGGCTCACCACCTCGAAGAGTGACTCGCGCACCTGTTCCGGGGACAGGTTCTGGAGCATCAACCGGCCGATGCGCAGGTGCGTCTCCTGGCGCTCCGCCTCGGAGCTGAGCGAATGGGCCGCCTGCTGGATGCGGTCGTGCAGGAAGCGGTACGTCTCTGTACCGACGCGCCCCAACAGACCTTCGCGCAGCGCGGGCTCGAGGCCCTGCTCCACCACCTCCACCGCGGACAGCCCCGAGAGGGTGCCCAGCAGCTGGAGCGAGAAGACGGTGCCCGAGCACGCCGCCAGCCGCAGCAGGTGCTGGGTGCCTGGGGGGAGCTGGCGCAGCTTGCCCACCATGAAGTCGACGACATTGTCCGAGTAGCCCCGAGCGCGCACCCCTTGGGCATCCCACCGCCAGCCTTCTTTCGGCAGACGCACGAGCAGACCCTCCTGATGGAGTGTCACCAGCAGTTGCCGCAGGAAGAAGGGGTTGCCTCCCGTCTTCTCGTGCACCAGCCCCGCCAGGGGGGCGATCACCTCCTGGCGCGCTCCCGGCAGCGTCTCGTCCACCAACTGCTCCACGTGCTCCACGTGCAGCGGCTCCAGCCGGATGTCCGTGAGGCGCGCCCCCGCCTCGCGCACCTTCTCCACTACCGCCATCAGCGGGTGCGTGGGGCTCACCTCGTTGTCCCGGTAGGCGCCGAGCCACAACACCGGGGGACCCTCCGGATGGGACAACATCTGCTCGAGCAGCCGCAGACTGGCGGGGTCCGCCCACTGCAGGTCATCCAGGAACACCACCGACGGGTGCTCCTTCGTGGAGAACA
Above is a window of Cystobacter fuscus DNA encoding:
- a CDS encoding trifunctional serine/threonine-protein kinase/ATP-binding protein/sensor histidine kinase; the protein is MLDIPGYRVLGTLRATGSNVLFHAVREADGVRVILKTPMAPSPGASENERYRREFAILQRLRDVRGVPRPYAHERIHERPVLLLERVQGETLSETTGQPMEVSRFLSLALSLVSTLAEVHGHDIIHKDIKPSNILLEPSGEARLLDFGLATLQRVEHLDAAPAHLIEGTLAYMSPEQTGRMNRAVDHRTDFYSLGVTFYELLTGRRPFQARDALEWFHAHLAQKPKPPHELNPQVPPPLSALVMKLLAKVAEERYQSAEGLNVDLERCREALGQGEHEVFPLGTQDTPQRFQLPQRLYGREEQVASLLEGFERVTRTGRPELLLLRGYSGIGKSSLVHELYKPVVRRRALFLHGKFDQFQRDIPYVTLAQTLRELLRQLLAGSEEELARWREQVNRAWDGQGQVLVDLVPQLEVLVGRQPALQELSSSEAQQRFFRVVRQFVSVFSTKEHPSVVFLDDLQWADPASLRLLEQMLSHPEGPPVLWLGAYRDNEVSPTHPLMAVVEKVREAGARLTDIRLEPLHVEHVEQLVDETLPGARQEVIAPLAGLVHEKTGGNPFFLRQLLVTLHQEGLLVRLPKEGWRWDAQGVRARGYSDNVVDFMVGKLRQLPPGTQHLLRLAACSGTVFSLQLLGTLSGLSAVEVVEQGLEPALREGLLGRVGTETYRFLHDRIQQAAHSLSSEAERQETHLRIGRLMLQNLSPEQVRESLFEVVSQLNAGMALMEDPTERHQLARLNAEAGGKAQAALALRPALTCFSTAFALIPGDPWETDHALAFQVRLAQARTELMSGSPSGAQRQLEELRPRTRTRADTVALYLLTQDIHFATGAFLEGMSCLRECLELLGMPVPRHPTWEEAVAAHEEAWALLGQRPIDSLLELPLMTDPDMKMAVVSLFKLFPGAYSSDPHLLIIILSRIVSLTLRHGVVDAAVPGYTWFGVITGSFFKRYREGFAFARLALGFVERYHLSARRGDVLLGMQFSSYWVQPLARAQELLLNSLRHALQVGDIAPATYCSVYLVNNRLAMGHSLDEVHQESLVRDEFLRQTGFVDPQEALLVSQRYVQQLRGHSLSFSTLSGEGFDERAYEARMTPERLGGTRCHYWLHKMQSRFMCGAYEEAREAADKTAGLLWSCFGTLNAREGHFYRALTLAACFEGATPERQREWLEAIGQHHQQLAEWAENCPENFRALERLVFAERARLLGRSEDATRAYEQAIRSARENGAIQYVGLASELAAKFWRTREAPIVAHAFAREARAAYQRWGARAKVHHLESQWPELTSTPSPQDSLSTSSTDSTHIDALTVVKAQQAISGEMEQERLVTALMRAAMENAGAQRGALLLPDGDALSVAALFQLSPEGTLVASDEAGHHELPWTLLAYVRRTSEHVLIADAAQPHAFSSDAYLARGEARSVLCLPLMRREQFSGALYLENDLATNAFSPARLALLGHLASQAAISIENARLYADVQRARTELRQANDELERRVEERTRELKQTQARLVDTAREVGMAEVASNVLHNVGNVLTSAVVNLEMMSRTAGALRVGRVRQTGTLLLEHREALADFLTKDPRGGQLPDYLVALGDEMMREQTRLMEDMATMNRHVEHIRAIVQVQQTYARHSLMTEECELSQLVDDALRIQLESLRRHGVTVHRELSRVPRVKVDKHKVLQILINLLSNAKHALDGVPEGQRNLWVRLAAEGNVARIQVADDGVGIAPELMDSLFAHGFTTRKDGHGFGLHSSALAAQLLKGRLTLESAGLGQGAVATLELPLTSEGSPRASS